In the genome of Pirellulales bacterium, the window TGGAGCCAGACTGGCGCGGCGACCGGTGCGAGTTGGGCAAACAAAACGGCTGGTTCAACGGAGATGCCCAACGCCGCCGCGGCAGAATCGAGCGTGAAATCGGCGTAGGACATCGGGGTACTGAAAAAGTTTCATGTCGGTCAGCGGAATGCAGGGTAGTCGATTATACATCGGCCTCCGGCAGCAGTGCCACCACGCGTGCCGGGCCGGCCGAGCCGCCTTTGACTTTTAATGGAAACGCGCAAACCGTGAAGCCGTGCGGCGGAAGCTGGTCGAGATTCGTCAGCCGCTCGATGTGGCAGTATTCTTTGTCGATGCCGACGTAGTGGGCCGCCCAGAAGATGTCGTCGCGGCGTTCGGCCTTGGCCCGCTGGGCGAGTACGGGCAACGGTACGTCCCAGCCCCAGGAGTCGATGCCGGTCAGCTTGACGCCCTGGTCGAGCAGCCAGCGAGTGGCCTCGGCGCTCATGCCGCAGCCGCGGGTGAAATACTCCCGGCTGCCCACCAGCCGGTCGTTGCCGGTCTGAATGAGCACGATGTCGCGCGGCTGCAAGGCATGGCCCACGCGCACCAGTTCGGCCCGCAGATCGGCGACGGCGATCGCCTCGCCGTGGCCTTTGTGCCGCAGGTCGAGCTTGATGCCCGGCCCGTAGCACCACTCCAGGGGCACTTCGTCGATCGTTTTGGCGGGCCGGCCTTCGCTGATCGGGCCGTAATGCCAGGGGGCGTCGACGTGGGTCGTGCCGTGGGTCGAGAGCTTGATAACGTCGTTGGCCCAGCCGAGCCGGGTGCGAAGGTATTTTCGCGGCAGGCCGAACAGCCAGCCGACGGCCCGTGCCCCGAAGCGGTGGTCCTGCCGCCAAACATGGCTGCGTGCCCAACGCGGGGCCCAGTCGGCATCGTTGTCCAAAGGCAGGCTGAGATCGACGATTCGCACGAAAAAGTTCCTCTTCCTTCTGCTGGCTTCTCAGAAGTTCATTGATTAAACTCCAAGGGACTTCTCTCCGCCAGAACAACTGCCAGGAACTGCCATGTACGCCCGCTTACTCTGTTTCACTTTCGCTTCGCTCGTGGTTTGGGCCTGGAATGCGGTCCAGGCCGATGAGCCGATCGTGCCCCCCGACGCCAAGCTCGAGCTGCTCTTTACCCGTTCGGCCCCGATCACCGGCGGTCTGACTGAAGGCCCGGCGGCCGCGCCCGACGGCAGCATCTACTTCACCGACATCCCCGACGGCAAGGCAAAGGGACAGATTCTGCGGTTCGACCCGGCCAGCAAGGAGACGACGGTCTTCGCCGCCGACAGCCATAAGGCCAACGGTCTGATGTTCGACGCCGAAGGCTTTTTGATCGCCTGCGAAGGCGCCGACTATGGCGGCCGCTGCGTCTCGCGCTGGGACGTCAAGACGGGCAAGCGCGAAGTGATCGCCGATCGCTACCTGGGCAAGCGTTTCAACGCTCCCAACGATTTGTGCATCGACCTGCGGGGACGCATTTACTTCACCGATCCGCGCTATTTGGGCGACGAGCCGCGCGAGTTGGAGCACCGTGCCGTCTACCGCATCGACCACGATAAGACGGTCATGGAAGTGACGCACGAGATCGAAAAGCCCAACGGCATCGCCCTGTCGGCCGATCAGAAGACGCTCTATGTGGCCGACAACAACAACGGCACCGACCGGATCGACCGCAGCGCTCCACCGCCGGAAAAAGGCGCCATGAAGATCCGCGCTTTTCCGTTGGGCGAAAACGGCCTGGTTTCAGGCGCTGGCCGCGTGGTCTATGATTTCGGCAAAGAATCGGGCTGCGACGGCATGACGCTCGATACCAAGGGGAATCTTTACCTGACGGCCCGCAGCTCGAAGCGGCCCGGCGTGCTGATTCTCGATCCGAATGGGCGTGAAATCGCCTTCATTCCCACCGGTCCTTCACAGCCCGACGCCAAGGAGCCGCACGGGCTGCCGAGCAACTGCGACTTCGGCATCGGCGACGAGAGCAACGTGCTTTATATCACCGTCGACACCAGCCTCTATCGCATCCGGTTGAACGCGACGGGGTATCATATTCCGTGGAAGGAATGACCAGCACTATGCCGACAGTTTTGCCGACGAATTTGGTGCGAACGCCGGAAATATGCGGTGGCCGGCTCCGCATCGACGGCACGCGAATGACGGTAAACCAGATCGTCACCCTCCACAAGCAAGGTCTGAGTGCCAAGGACATTGTCGCGCAATATCCACGACGAACGTTGAGCGAAATCTATACTGCGTTGGCATGGTACCATGCCAACAAAGAGCAGTTCGACAAAGAACTTGCCGCCGAAGCTGCCGACGACGAAAGAGCGCATTGTGAGGCGATCGGGGGGCATGGTTCGCGGGCTTCGGCTTCGTTATCTATCGAATGGCGAGGGCGGCTTTTAGTGCATCGTTCAGCATCTGGTGGTGGGCTGTCGACAACGCCCCAATCGTTGCCTTGACGTCCGACTGCGGAACAGTGTGAAGACGTTCGCACCGGATTACCGAATTAGTGAGCAACCCCGTGGCCGCCCCTTCATGCGTTGAGATATCGATGAACACTTGGTGCGCCTTACCGGCGCGCGAGATGTTCGACGTTATCTCGGCGATCACGGTCTCTCTGATCGAGCGGTTCAACGCGTCGCACTGCACGACCACCGCGGGTCGAGTCTTGCCGCCCCGCGATCCGACGAAAGGCACGAAGAGGAGCACGATGTCGCCGCGATTCATCGGTGCTTGTCGTATTCGTCGTAGATGTCCATCGACGGATCGAGCCAATCGCTCCCCTCAGCGGAGCGCGCCAGCACGGCGCGCAACTCGTCGTGGCTAAGCTCGTCCGCTAAAATCGCTCGAAGTCTTTCGTAGACGTCTGCACGCACTACCACGCAGTCGATCCCGTCGATGGTCATCCCGACCGAACCGCCGGTCTCAACTGCTTCGCGTTGTGCCTTGCTGAGGGTCATTTGGTCTCATTCTTTCAATCAATTTCGATCGAATCAAGTCCCATAGAGTGACGCCTCAACGCATTCAAGCTACGCCAGCATCTCCCTCACCACATGCCCCTCCGCCACCAGCGGCAGCGGGCGGCCGAGGCGGTCGTGCAGCATCGTGCCGGCATCAACGCCGAGCAGATGATAGATCGTCGCCAAAATATCCTTGGGCGAGACGGGGCGATCGACCACGTCGCCGCCGTGCTTGTCGGTGCGGCCGACGACGGCGCCGCGCTTGATCCCGCCGCCGGCGAACAGCCCGCCATAAGCTCGCGACCAGTGCTCGCGGCCGCCGCCGCGTGAATTCGTGATTCGCGGCGTGCGGCCATGCTCGCTGATGCAGGCCACCAGCGTCGTGTCGAGCATGCCGCGCGACTCCAGGTCGAGCACCAGCCCGGAAAAAGCCCGATCGAGCCCCGGCAACAGTTCGTCTTTCAGCCGCGTGAAGTGGTCGAAGTGCGTGTCCCAGGCGCTGTTGGCCGTCGTATATTCATCCCAGAAGACGGTGACCAGCCGGCTGCCTGCCTCGATCAACCGCCGCGCCGCCAACGTGGCTTGGCCAAACAGCGTCATGCCGTACTGTTCGCGCAGCGCGGCGGGCTCTTGCTGGATGTCGAGCGCCGAACGGACCGCTGGGGAGGTCATCAGCGAAAAGGCCATCTGCTGAAAGCGGCCCTGCGTCTCGACCGCGGCATGCGCGTCGAGCTGGCGTCGGGCCAGGTCGAACTGCGCGAGCAGGTCGCGGCGGCGGCTCAGCCGGTCGAGCGTGATCTCCGGTTGTAGTTGGGCCGCGCGCGAGAGCACCAACCGGTCGGAGGGCGAGATGCCCAGATACGGATCGGCGACCGGCACGTCGCGCTCGCCCCGCCAACGATTGACGACGCCGGTCGATTTGCCCTCGAACTCGGTCCACACCGGGTTATACGCCTGGCCCAGAAAGCCGCCATAAGGTCCGCCACGGGCAAACTCCCCACAGCGGCTGCTGAACTGAAACGGCAGACCCACATTGCCCGGCACCTCGCGCACCAGGCCGGGCCGGTCGCGACGCTCGAGGTAATCGAGCACGGAGCCGATGAACGGCCAATGCCGCGAGTCGTAGGGGTTCAGCTCCATCGGGATATCGACCTGCGGCACCCCCGTGAGCGCGTAGGCGGCCGAATGGATGTTGTACGGATGGGTCATCGACCGCACCACGGCGGCCCGATCGAGCACGCGGGCCAGGTTGGGCAGATACTCGCAGACCTGCATGCCCGGCACGGCCGAGTCGATGGTTGTAAACTCGCCGCGGATTTCGACGGGCGCGTCGGGCTTCGGATCGTAGGTTTCCAGTTGGCTCGGCGCGCCGTAAAGATAGAGCAGAATGCACGCCTTGGCCTGGCCAAAACCGGCCGCCGCCGCGGCCTCGCCGGCGTGCAGCGTTTCGTGCTTGAGAAGGTCGGCGGCCGAGAGTCCCAGCAAACTGAGTCCGCCCGCCCGCAGCAATTCGCGGCGGCTCAGGCCATCGCACAGCCGGCGGTTGGAACCCAGAATGCGGAGCATACGGAATTGCTGCTAGTTGTGTGCTTCTTGGACCGGAGTCTGTTGCGTCTGGTGCGCTTCGATCACGTGACCAGTTGGCGGCGTTACCGAGAGGCGCTGCCGTTCGTCGAGCGACAAACGCGCAACTTGGATAGCGGTCGGCATTTCAGCCAGTTCTAATTGCGCCAGGTCATGAGTGTATTCCTCGGCGAAGTTGCCTGCGCGTGTTTCGAGCGCGACGCAAACAGCCGCAACCGCAGGTTCATGATGAAACCTCTTTCCGGGCTGGAAGTCGCTCATGAGCGAATTGACGAATTGCCTTGTCGCGTCGTCAGCCAGTTCGCCGGTGCTCAGTGCCTGGCGAAGCTCGATGACTTCTGGCGACCGCGCCAGGTACCGTCGCACGGCGGCTGGATTCGGCAGAGAAGCCACGGTTCCGGAGAACTCCGGATCCAACAGACGGCTCAATAGAGGTGACATGCAGCTACAGCCTCCGATCCGTGAGGTAACGGATCTCAAAGTTGAAGCCCCACTTGGCGAATGGTACATCGTACTCACGATGAATTGATTCCCCCGCGGCGGAATTCCACTTGCTGATGATCATAGGGACGCGGCGGCCTTCTGCGCTCAAACCTTCAACGTGATAAGCGACTCTGCCCACGTGCAGCAACTCGTCAGCGTCCAAGTCGACGTAGGCAGCAACATCTCCGGGCATTGGAAACACACTCTTCGGCAACCATTCATAACCGTCATCGTCAATGATCTGCTGCCACAAACGCGGATCGAGAACGCTGGTCCGCCGGCTTGCCCAAACCATCCCAGCACAATTATACACGCCCGTGGCTGGGGTGCGTGAAATCCAGCCGCCTCCATGTTGGGCTGCGAATCTGGCATAATCCGCGATCCCTTTTGCGTCTGGCATCAACTCGACCAGATTCGCGATCGAACGGCCGGCTTTGGTCTCGACGGCAATCGTTCTCTCGGTCCTAAAGATTTTCACCTCCTCGAACATAGCATGCTGTCCATGACCCGATGATCTACGTGAACCGCAGCAGCGCGTATTTCTTCCTGCCCGATCGAAGCACCATCACGGTCTCGCTGGCAAGGTCGGCCTCGCCAAGCTGGCGGTCGATCGACTCGATGCGGCGGTTGTTCACGTAGCCGCCGCCCTGCTCGATGGTCCGCCGCGCCTCGCCTTTGCTCTTGGCAAGACCGGCCGACACAAAGGCATCGACGATATTCAGCC includes:
- a CDS encoding cyclase family protein gives rise to the protein MRIVDLSLPLDNDADWAPRWARSHVWRQDHRFGARAVGWLFGLPRKYLRTRLGWANDVIKLSTHGTTHVDAPWHYGPISEGRPAKTIDEVPLEWCYGPGIKLDLRHKGHGEAIAVADLRAELVRVGHALQPRDIVLIQTGNDRLVGSREYFTRGCGMSAEATRWLLDQGVKLTGIDSWGWDVPLPVLAQRAKAERRDDIFWAAHYVGIDKEYCHIERLTNLDQLPPHGFTVCAFPLKVKGGSAGPARVVALLPEADV
- a CDS encoding SMP-30/gluconolactonase/LRE family protein; translation: MYARLLCFTFASLVVWAWNAVQADEPIVPPDAKLELLFTRSAPITGGLTEGPAAAPDGSIYFTDIPDGKAKGQILRFDPASKETTVFAADSHKANGLMFDAEGFLIACEGADYGGRCVSRWDVKTGKREVIADRYLGKRFNAPNDLCIDLRGRIYFTDPRYLGDEPRELEHRAVYRIDHDKTVMEVTHEIEKPNGIALSADQKTLYVADNNNGTDRIDRSAPPPEKGAMKIRAFPLGENGLVSGAGRVVYDFGKESGCDGMTLDTKGNLYLTARSSKRPGVLILDPNGREIAFIPTGPSQPDAKEPHGLPSNCDFGIGDESNVLYITVDTSLYRIRLNATGYHIPWKE
- a CDS encoding type II toxin-antitoxin system PemK/MazF family toxin, whose translation is MNRGDIVLLFVPFVGSRGGKTRPAVVVQCDALNRSIRETVIAEITSNISRAGKAHQVFIDISTHEGAATGLLTNSVIRCERLHTVPQSDVKATIGALSTAHHQMLNDALKAALAIR
- a CDS encoding DUF1501 domain-containing protein — translated: MLRILGSNRRLCDGLSRRELLRAGGLSLLGLSAADLLKHETLHAGEAAAAAGFGQAKACILLYLYGAPSQLETYDPKPDAPVEIRGEFTTIDSAVPGMQVCEYLPNLARVLDRAAVVRSMTHPYNIHSAAYALTGVPQVDIPMELNPYDSRHWPFIGSVLDYLERRDRPGLVREVPGNVGLPFQFSSRCGEFARGGPYGGFLGQAYNPVWTEFEGKSTGVVNRWRGERDVPVADPYLGISPSDRLVLSRAAQLQPEITLDRLSRRRDLLAQFDLARRQLDAHAAVETQGRFQQMAFSLMTSPAVRSALDIQQEPAALREQYGMTLFGQATLAARRLIEAGSRLVTVFWDEYTTANSAWDTHFDHFTRLKDELLPGLDRAFSGLVLDLESRGMLDTTLVACISEHGRTPRITNSRGGGREHWSRAYGGLFAGGGIKRGAVVGRTDKHGGDVVDRPVSPKDILATIYHLLGVDAGTMLHDRLGRPLPLVAEGHVVREMLA